In Dasypus novemcinctus isolate mDasNov1 chromosome 8, mDasNov1.1.hap2, whole genome shotgun sequence, the genomic stretch ccaggttcgatccccctTATcgccttaaaaaaaagaaaatggggaagctgatgtggctcgaatgattgagctcctgcctgccacatgggaggtcccgggttcggttcccagtgcctcctggagaagacaagcaaaagaTCAAGctagcacaacaagatgatacaacaaaaagatacagagaggaaagacaatgagagacataacgaaccagggagctgaggtggttcaagcaatgagcacctccctcccacatgggaggtccccaggtttggttcccggtacttcctaaagagaagacgagcagacacagcgagcacacaacaaatggacacagagaacagacagtaagTGCAAATAATGAAGGGGGGCAGATAAATTAACaaaacacatctttaaaaaaagaaagaaagtcaaCTAACTTAGCATATGGTAAATGCCCACACTATTCCTGGCACAGAATAGACGCTTGGTAACTGTTATCAACTTCTCTTTCCACTGCCAGCTTCTCACCATATGTTGCCTCAGTCTACCAGCCCCATCTCAGCATGTGGCATAGTGTTCCCAACAGCAGTAGGCTTTCAGCCCCAGGATCAAGCCAAACCACACCCTGGGCCTCAGATGTTCAGGAAGCCCAAGCCCACAGTCCTCTGCCCCTTTCTGTCGGTCAGCCCTGGCCCGTATAGTCCTGGGGGTCCTCACCAGTTTCAGGTAGAGCTCCACATCCTTCTCCTTCAGAGTGGAGTACACCTTCTCCATCTTGTAGGTGATGCCACATTGCGAGTCATCCAGGCTCTTGATGAAGTTGTCCCGGATTTCAGCCATGAGGTTGGTAAAGCAGAAAAAGGTGTCTGCCTCAGCATGCTCTGGGGGAGATGGGCAGGATGTGGACAGAGGCAGAGAAGTGGTATCCTCTCAAGTCCGATCCCACACTTCTCCCCTTAAATGCgatctcccccttcccctccaatGCTCCCCAAGTCACCCCCACCTTCAAGGTCAGGCACAGTCCTTCCTCTATCCTTGACCACTCTCCACCCCCAAACTAAGCCACTGCCTCTCTCATCTCACATCCTCTGGCAACACTATATACACTCACTTAGCAATTTATTACATGCTCTCCTGATGACATTTTTCAAATCACTACGTATATCCTTTCTATCGTTCAGCTTCCTGTGTATACATTTAACTTATTTGACCAGGCTTCAAATTACAAATATCAAGACATCAGTAAACCTCTCACATTCTAGAAAGTCAGAGCCAGAAAGGACCTTAGAGAGGATCCAGGCCAACCCACTCATCTGACAGAAGGGAaatggaggcccagagagaggaagAGCTGTTCGACCTGATAAAGCCCATGAAACCAGCCTTCCTCAGGCTGTTATTCTAAGGAGCCAACAATGATATGGGGATGGCCAAGAGTCCTTTTACCTTTCCACTCGCTGTTGGGGTCAGTGGCAAAGGTATAGTAGAGGGGGCCCACGATCTCGTTCATGCCCTGCACATAAGCGATGCCGGGGTTGAGCTTGGCATAGATGAAAAGGATCCGCTCCACCACCTCCCAGTGGGCCTCACAGCCGTTGGGGAGCACCTCATACTCATTCAAGGATGATGGTGCAGTGTTCTTGTGTGGGGAGCTCATctgggggagaagaggaggagcCCATTAAGAAGGTGGTGGTATTTCCAACAACATGTTCTTGCCAAAAATGTTTACCATTTAATGTCAACATGTTTACCATTAAGCCTAAACCTAGCTTCCTGTTTATTAGAAATAGAGGCATGTCAAATGTCACCCTAAGGACACAAGCAGACAAATCCAGAATGTGAAACTTTCTTCAAGACAACTGGACTAAATCTACTTTATGGTGACAAAAGAAAGACcagaatagtggttacctctGGGGTGGGGAGTATTGACTGGGAAGAGGCATGAGGAACTTTCTAGATAATAGAAATGATCTGTGTCTTGATCTGGGTGGTAGGTACATAGACACATGCATTAAAAAAATGTCTAGTCATATACTTAAGATTTGTGCTTTTTATTACATGAAAGTTAcctttcagttaaaaaaaaaaaaactttaagtaTGTCAAGCACAGACAACTGGGcaagagtcttcaaaaaaccCCATGTAGTGGGGAAAAATAGTAGAGGCCTGCTCCAGATCAAGAGACTAAAGAAATGTAACATCCCAATCCCAATGAAATGCATCAATCTTGATTGGATGGTGGATTGAAATTCTTGGGACAATTAAGGAAATATGAACACAGATTGGATATTAGGTGATATTATGAAATTACTGTTACTCTTCCTAGGTGTGAGAATAGTAAGTAGGAGGATGTCCATATTGATAAGAGATACCTACAAAAGTACTCAGAGGTGAAAGATGAGGTCATCTGCaactttctctctctatataaacaaatgtggtaaaatgttcaTTGTTTCATCTAGGTAGAAAGTATCTAGGCATACACTGTACTGTTCTTCCAACTTTTCTGAATGTTGGGAGCTAATTAGAGATGGTGATCCCTGCCAAAAACTCATGCAAGAGAAGTGGAATCCCCACACCAGTGACCTGCTGAAACATTGCCTGGGCTCCGTCCCAGACCTACTCAATCAGCAGCTCTAGGACTGGGCTTACACGTATCGAGAGAGCTACAGGCAAACCCAGGCAAAGACAATACATAAAGACATCCTGGAAGGGTAGGGTCCTGGGAATATTAAATGCCCCTTCTCGTTATATTTACATATCTACGGACACATGTGTACatatgtgcatgcacacatacatcgCTAACATTTACCAAGCACTTTCTATATGTCAGACAGTGCTCTACAAGTATTCCTCCACTTAATCTTCTCAACATCCTAGAACATTCTTTCAATTTctgagatgaagaaactgaggctcagaaatgtTAGGTCACTCATCAAATGGCTCATAATAAGTTGTATAATTGGGACTTGAATATAGATTGTCTGAGTCTGGCACTTGAGGTCCAGACTGCCTCTCAGAATAGCCAATACTCTCCAACTTTCCAGGAATCTGCACAGCCATGACCTCATTTTATCCTCCTGGCAACTCAAAAGGCAGAAAGGGCAGAGATGACCATGCCCAGTTTATGGGAGAGAAAATGGAAGCTCAGGAAGGAGAGCCTAGTATATACAGAATCACAAAAACAGTCAACTTTAACTCAACTCTCAGAACCACAGGTCCAGAGGGTCTGAATGAAGCTTCTGGTTGGGTTCTCTGCCACCAGAACCAGGCCCAAATGCTAAAATGGGTAATAGCTCAGATCTCAGACCCCAAATATTAAAGTATAGGCAGAGTACCCACTGGGCCCTTCAGCCAAGAAATTAGCAGCTAAGTGAGAGGGCTACCCACCAAGCACTATAGTTATTTAATCAAGCATGCTTCACCTCACAGCACCCCTGCTGGACACCCAACTCAGTCATAGGCACATGGTACCCTGTCCATAGCATATGCTGTAACCTATGCAGGCCCCTGCTGTTCCTGCAGAGAACCATGGCTGCTCTCCTAGATGCACAGAGCCTTGATCAATGTCACTCCACTTAAGGAAAACAAGCTTCTATAGTAGCATCTACCTCCAGCTTGTTGGAGGATACAAAGAACAATTTTTCCATTGTTGGAGGACAGTGAAAAGTTTTGAAAAACTTTGGAGTTCCAGGTACAAAAGCAGTAGGCGTAAATTAAAGAATAATACACTTGTTTGACTATGAGCAGCTTCTCAGTTACAGGAATCTACTAGAAGATTAGGGTTCAAATACCAGCATGCCTTGCCCAGCAGTGTTTCACCTGCTTAAAAACATACACAGGCCAGAAACCCAGAAGTCACCTTGGACTTTTGTTTACTTCACCATCCACTCCCATATCAGATCAAGAAGTCTtgttggtggcggacttggcccagtggttagggcatccgtctaccacatgggaggtccgcggttcaaaccctgggcctccttgacctgtgtacagctggcccatgcgcagtgctgatgcgcgcaaggagtgccctgccacgcaggggtgtcccccgcgtaggggagccctacgtgcaaggagtgcgccccataaggagagctacccagcacgaaacaaagtgcaacctgcccaggaatggtgccgcacacacggagagctgacacagccaaaagaaacacagattcccgtgctgctgacaacaacagaagcggacaaagatgatgcagcaaaatagacacagagaacagacaaccgggggggggggtgagggggggagggggaagaataaataaatctttaaaaaaaaaaagaagtcttgtTGATTCCATCTCCTAAATCTCTCAGCTCTATCCCCACTCTACCCCCTCCCAGGCCAACACCATCTATTGTCTGGATTACTGCAGCAGCCTCCCAAGTGGTCTCTCCACTTCCACTCCTGCTCCCTCCAAACCAATATCCATACATCATCCAGAGCAATCTTTTACAAAAGCACACCAAATCATGTCTCACTACTCTACTTAGAATGCTTTGATGATTCCACAACCTTCAGGATAAAGGTCCCACATGGCCTTGCCACCAGTGACCCTCTAGCAACCCTCTCCTcaaccccctctccctgcctcttaGCCATGCTGGACTCCCCCACTCCCTGAACATACCATGCTCATTCCTGCCCTAGACTTTTGCACAGGCTCTCTCTCCACCTGGAATACTCTTTCCTCTCCATACTTCAAGCCTTAGCTTATGAGTCACTCCCTCAGGACGTCTTCCCTGATACCCAGACTAggtcactccccactccccactccccatgcccATTATTGCTCCCATTATACTTTCTCATCACATTTGTAATTACTTTTTCAGGGGCCATTTTAACCAAAAGATTAGAAACCAGTTCACTCACTGCTAATTCACTGACACAGGGCCCAGCACCAAGCTGGAGTATAAGGAACATTTGATATCTGATTTTCAGAAAGAGCCCCAGAAGTGGATCAAAGGACCAAGGTTACTTTTAGGCAACTGTCCAGGACAGATGGTCTTGGACCTGAGGTCCATGGCAAGTGGTCCAAAGGAGGCTAGAAGGGAAAGGCTGTCACAGGGAGTCCTTATGGCCCCAGTTGGCTCTCACATTTGTGACCCCACTCCGGTTCCGGGCCACTGTCTGGGATTTCAGCGTTGTCTGTTCCACCCGTTTACGAAGGGTCTCAAACTCATTCTGGGGGTCCAGGATGAGAAGGCAGGGGTACTCAGTGGCCCTCTGGAAGAAGGATATATCTGGACACAGCCTCCTGTGAAGAACAGAAGGAGAGAGTACTGTTGCTCAAAGTGGAGATTTCAGTCATTCCATCAGTGCCTTGCTATCAGGAGACCCCAAGCATTctaaaaaattgttttgtttttaattaataacattttatttttaaagctatatatatacatatataaaagcaATACAGCcattgtgtatgtatatataactcTGTAATTACAAGGCGAGTCTGGTACAGGTAAGGACAGAATCCCCACCACTCACTTTCCTTGCCAACCCCATTCTCAGGCCCATCATCAATGAGGCCTGGATCCAACTACCAGCACAACCCACAGATAGTTCCCAAACACCCACATTGTGGGCCTGGGctggaaaaggaaaacagatcTGGAAAACACCCCAGAAGTCCCATGAGCCAGCTACCAGTTCCCAGGTTACCGGACATCTTTGTCAATCTGCAGCAACACCTCATTATCCTTGAAGTATGTGTTCCACCGGCTGTCAGGGTTGGGATTGAGTGGCTGTGGGAAGAAAAGAAGCTGCTCCATCCTGGGCCCAGAGACCCCAGGGGAAGACACTAACCTAGTGGCCTCACCAGTAGACATACTAACAATGCTACCAGTGACCCACCTGTGCTTCTGAGAAAGCCTGGGAGCACCTCAGAGGCAACAAAGGCCTCCCCACAGGCTTCCAAATCATGTTCAAACTCCCCAGCTGGCACCTGAGGCCAGCAGTCTGCTCTGAGTAGATCCCTGCTTGGCCAGGACTCTATTCTTTCTGTCCACTGCAGGAGCTCTAGAACTCAGctcactgaatgaatgaatattgttATTATTAGGTCTCTTCGAATCTAATTCATCAATGCTTTGAATTGCCAATTCATCTCCAATTCCTCCAGAACAAAACACACAGGGAGGATCTCAGAATGCTCCTCCAGGCCACAGAATGGCAGATTATCCTCACTCCTGCCCTTCTCTTACCTTTCCTCAACTATGAAACCACAGTACCTTTGAGGCCTCACAGACCTGAGATGAGGATTAAAGGAGAAaatgcatgtaaagcacttgGCACAGTGCTGCACACAGCACACCACTTATTTATATAAACCAGCTATCATTTATATCACTGACTGGGCCCAGGGCTTCTGCAGTCTGGCCAGGccaagggagaggaggggagagacaGTGGTCTTCAGAGACTAAGCACTAAACAAAAGGGAAATACTAGAGGATCTGGAGGGGACCAAGGCCAGGTTGCACCTGTCCTCTGGGGATGGGGACCTTAGCTATtgcaaagcctccacctctccctACACTGTATCTTTAATCCCCACTGCCAACCCCTACTCACATGGTCCTCAAAGGTCACATCCTCCCTGGACACTCCCATGTTGGCCTTGGCAATGCCAGGCTGGATAATCATTTCCCTCAGGAACTGAGAATACAACCCCCTGCAGAAaagaagtgggagagaggggtGATTCCCAAAGGTCCTGCCCAGGTAGCCCAAAGCAGCAGGAAACAGGATCAGCTGCTCTGCCTGATACTAAGGTCCTCCTATCATTACCCTCCCTCAGGGTCTTACCTCTGCTTGGCCAGGATGGAGGTCCATGAGGCTCTCTCCAAGGGGAGGTAGTTCAAGAGAACCTGCACAAAGAGAGTGAACCAAGGCTCTGGcaactccccccactccccaacctCAGGTAGGGCTGGAGGCTGACAAGCCTTGAGAAGACTGTCTGATAAAGCCCAAAGAAGACAAGAGGAGCTAAAACCCAGGAACTTAGGGTAGCCTCCCCTTTTCTCCCTACTGTTTCCTCCTTTACCCCAAACCAGCCCttttctctgcttttcctcaCACAGACACTTCCAAATGATAGTACAACCCTGTGCTTGAAGGCACTGGAAACCAGGACACTGAGCTTCCACTCCCACCTCAGCTAATAGCTTTGGGCAAAGCGTGGCCTTTGTTTTGTTCCAATAAGCTTCACTTCCACTACACTGTATAGACCAGAAAGCAGAGGGCTTCACTGGCCTTAGGAAATGCCCCATCCCCAAGAGATCCTGAAGGATGTCAAGAGGAACAGAAAATCTATAACTGCCCACAAAAGCTTCCTCAGGCAAGCAAGGAAAGGTGCAGGACAGGAGAAAGGGCCGGGGGTAGGGACAGCCCATGCAGGAACCCAGGGACTCTCAGCAGAGCAGAAGCCCCACCCCAGGCACACCCACCTTCCAGCAGAGGCACCGCAGTCCGCCCTCACAGGGGATGCCTGTGGACACAGCAGGCAAAGGTCACGCCCCAGGCCAGAGTCCCCAAACCCCCCAGTCCTCCACCTCAAGAGCCAGTTGGCAGGAACAAACTTGGCAAGAAGTATTTTTTCAAGAATCATTTTCCAACAAAAAGATCAGCAGACTAGATGCTAATCCTGTGGGTATTTTCTCTCCATGGCCTCAGCCCCCAGTCCAGAGTGCCCtctggaatgttctttttttttttttaaactttttttaatctttatttattcccgccccccccccgccattatctgctcttctgtgtccatttgctgtgtgttcttctatgaccgcttctatccttatcagtggcaccgggaacctgtgtttcttttttgttgcatcatcttgctgcgtcagctctccgtgtgtgcagcgccattcttgggcaggctgcactttctttagcactgggcagctctccttacagggtgcactccttgcatgtggggctcccctacgtgggggcacccttgcgtggcagggcactccttgtgcgcatcagcactgtgcatgggccagctccacatgggtcaaggaagcctggggtttgaaccgtggacctgccatgtggtaggcagataccctatccattgggccaagtctgcttcctggaatGTTCTTTTGAGGATAACATCTTCTCATCCTCAATCTTTCCTCCTCAGAGCAGCCTTTATCACTACCATCTCTTCCctattataaaccataatggctCCTTGACTTCCTCTTCAGAGCATTCATGACAATTGGAACTGTATAACTTAATTTGTGTACTTAATATCTGTAACCCCTACTACCAATTAAGCCCCAAGAAGACAGGGAGCacatctgtcttagtttcccagtgcctagcacagggCATGGCACACAAAAAGTATTCCATAAGTATGTGTGATATAAACTGAGCTATGAATGCTAAGTGCTTCACAGACATTATATCACTTAATCCTCATTATAAAACCAGTTAAAATGGGAAGATTAGTATCATTGCTCTCATCTTATAGCTATGTAAACCCATCTGTGAAACGATGACAATCAAGGTCTCAAACAGAGGTCCAAATGACTCTTGAGCCCAAACTCTGAACCACTACCCCAGAATGCCACCCCTGAGATCTGAGCAGATTCCTCAGTCCAGCACAGATCCCAGAATCCCTCAAGATCATTCAGGCCTACAGAAAGACAAACTTCTTCAATAGTCTCAGGATCTTCATTTGAAATGCCGTTGCTATGGTGTTCTTGGTACCACAAACATGAGCTAATGTCCCCACCTGAGAATCTGTATGAGGATGAGGGAATCAACTCCAATTCTTTGCTGGCAAAGTACAGGACAGGACAGGGACAAGAAGCCACAAAGAACACCTTGGGATATTTTTTGAGACAAACAAAATGTAGGTAATCTCTGGGCTGGCAGGTTAACCATGCCAAGAAGGGTAAAGTCAAACATTGGTGAGGTTCAGCTCCTTAAAGTCAGGGTCCCAAAGCTGGAATTTCACTAGTAACCAAAGTTCACTGTTACCTCAGTTGGCATTGATTCCAAGTCAGGGAGAAAACCAGGATCCACCCTGGGGCTAACAACACAGGAAGCCTGCTGAGGAATGAGGAAAGGCTGCTTCTAGGCTCAAAAGGTCTCCCCACTCTTATCCTCCCATCTGGGGTCCTCTGCAGTTACTCTCAGCAACCTGGCACCTCCCTCCTGTCTAAGGCCTACTGCCATGCTAACCATTACTTCTCTGGGAACCCCCTCCAAGCTCAGGGCAGTCACTAGTTGTTCAGATCCCCAGAATTGACAAGGTGTGGTACTGGCCATCTTCCCCTCCATCCTAGCCACAACACTGCCCCCAAGGAAACCCTGAAAATGCAGTGTTGCctcttaccacaaaaactgagTTCCCGGAGTTTTTCCAAGGCAATTGTGGACTCCTTCAGGACATCCTGGAAATCTGCAATCCTAGAAGTGAGAAGGGAAAGGCAAATGAAGCACACTCAGTTCCCAAGGTGGCAGACTTAGTGCCCAAGTATGGGGCCCACAGTTCTCCCCACCAGTCTCCAATCTACCCCTACCCCACTTCAGAACACAAAGATGGCAAGCTCAGTCCAGGTCCTCACCAAAGGAAACTTGTGGGAACTGTTGATAAGATATTCCCATTATCACTTAGTTCACTAAGCCCAGAGACATAAATACCAGTGAAGAAACTTGATACTCTTGTCTAGAGGTTCTCAAAAGAGCACCATAAAATTAGACACATTGTTAATAATATCTCGCTAGCGGGCATCTACGAGGCACTTCCTGCTGGCCAGGCCCAGCCCATAGCACCTTACCACATGAACTCAATGACTCCTAGGAACCAGGAGTAATTTGACTCACAGACAAGAGACGTGTGTAATCTGCATGCAGCTCTCCAGGCTCAAAAATACAGTCATTATAAGACCTCTGGGTCCCACAGCAGGCAAggacaaaagattttaaaaaaaaaacaagtcctGGAGCAAAACTGAAGCGTGAGCAAAATTTAGCCAATGCTGCAAGATCTGACCAGGAGAAGAACGGACTAGAGGATCCAGGTTTTCTAGTATCCCTGGCAAGAACGGGGTAAGGGGTTGGGAAATATCTGAACAGGGTACCGGAACAGCGGGGTAACAAGGCAGAAAGGGAAAGAACATGGGCAACGAGGCCCTGGGATAAGGAAGAAGGTAAGGGAGAAACCAGGTGCCTGAggtgaggaggagagaaggggtgACACCTGGAGCAAGAGGTGCTCCCGCCCCGTCGTCGCTCCTCAGGCCCCCAGGCAGCGAAGCTGGAAAGTGGGCGCCCCAGCCCATATTTCTGAAGTCGGGGAGCCGGGTGGGTGGTCCCGGTTCCCGGCTGCACCCGCGTTCCGCCTTCCGTGGACAGAGGGAACGGCCCGCCCGGGAATGGTATAAACCAGCTAGTCCCCGTGGCCCCTTACCGGCTCTTGTGCAGACTCGACATGGTGTTGACTTCCGGATACCCCCTCCGCCTCCGccgcctccgccgccgccgccaccgccccCCAGGGACGAGAGGCGCTCCCCAAAAGCCTCCCGCCGGAAACCCGGCTACCAGCGCGCGCGttccgccccgccccgcgcacgTACCGCCTCCTCCTGCCCTCACGCTGCCGCCGCTGGAGCGGGTAGGAGGGGCGCCCAAGTGTGAGAAGGGCTAGACTTTGTGCTCCCCTGGGCCTCGGCTTCTATTTTGCGCAATATGCTTGCCACAGTGTCCTCTTAGTTACATGTGTCTCTTCTGTACTTAACTATTGCATAATGCCTGATGAATGTCGTCCTCCCGTGCGACAGGACCCACGCAGGCCTTGTTCACTGCTGAATCCGCAAGACCTTTAACAGGACTTTCGCAGAAGAGATGGCTCAGTAAAAATTGGTAGTAGAGGACAACTCTGTGTTTCCTTGACTTTTATGTAGCACAAGAAAAACACAGTATAGCTTAAAGGCACAGTATAGTTAAAGGTTAAAGCAttatataattacataattatataattaGAATATTATAAtactagaaaatattaaaatactagaaaaattCAACGTTAACACACAGAGATTATCCCCAAATTGGGAATTTTACAAAACAGAGGAAGGAGTTGCAACGGAGGgataagaattaacaaataattaggATTACAAAATCAttgtagggaaatggactttggcccagtggttagggcgtccgtctaccacatgggaggtccgcggttcaagccccgggcctccttgacccgtgtggagctggcccatgcgcagccccacgcgcaaggagtgcacccatgagcagagccgcccagcgcgaaggagggagcagcctgccgaggaatggcacctcccacacttcccctgccgctgacgacaacagaagtggacaaagaaacaagacgcagcaaaaagacacagagaacagacaacctggggaggggaggggaattaaataaataaaaataaatctttaaaaaaaaaaaatcattgtataGATGCacatataagaaaagaaaaagttaatgtCTGAAATTCCTGAAACTGACAGAATTTAGCCTAGATCTGCTATTGTGATGGACATTCTAAATAGGTCTCACCCCTATTTATGTTACTCTTGACTtagcctcacccttgtgtatacctttttgtgatggtaattctagactgaaTTTACCTTTGTTTCTGGTGATTTCAGAACTAGGTTCCCCCCTCTGTGTACTTGCCGTTGTGATGGTAACCACCCTTCCCTCCATGTTGGAATCAATAAGAACGTCTGCTCCCCTGGTCTGGGAAGGGAGATTTGAGACACCTCAATAGCCTGTCCTTCACCGGCATTAGTAAACCTGTTTTCTTTCATGACCATCCCAGTGCAGACTTCAATTCATCTGCTCTGGGtaagaacccagaggaacccCTGTGGGGTTTCTTTCATGTCCACTGGACTATATGATCTCTACACTGTGTCCAGCTCTCAGGTGCCTGCCCACCAGGAGTTCATTATCCAAAACTGGCACAGGCCGTGCATATCAGTTCCTTATTTCACTCATTCCATAAATGATTTGTTTCCTTTACATgttaggcactgtgctaaataTTCCTATAGAATATGAAGATACATTTCTTCATATGAAATATAAGAAGTCAATAAACGTTGACTTAATTGCACAGCTGGAAATTagtattttttccaaataaaaagttaggggagtgaatgtagctcagtggttgcgtgcctgcttcccacatatgagttcctaggttcaatctccagtgccaccaaaaaaaaaaagccagacaacCCTTTATAATGTTGGTtaggaaaacaaggaaaaaatacaaacaatatgTTAAGAAAAATACAAGCCAGATGACATTAGGACAGTTAGGCtatcatttggaaaaaaaataaagttctattCCTAGCTTACATccaacacaaaaataaattctagGT encodes the following:
- the TBC1D13 gene encoding TBC1 domain family member 13 isoform X1, whose product is MSSLHKSRIADFQDVLKESTIALEKLRELSFCGIPCEGGLRCLCWKVLLNYLPLERASWTSILAKQRGLYSQFLREMIIQPGIAKANMGVSREDVTFEDHPLNPNPDSRWNTYFKDNEVLLQIDKDVRRLCPDISFFQRATEYPCLLILDPQNEFETLRKRVEQTTLKSQTVARNRSGVTNMSSPHKNTAPSSLNEYEVLPNGCEAHWEVVERILFIYAKLNPGIAYVQGMNEIVGPLYYTFATDPNSEWKEHAEADTFFCFTNLMAEIRDNFIKSLDDSQCGITYKMEKVYSTLKEKDVELYLKLQEQNIKPQFFAFRWLTLLLSQEFLLPDVIRIWDSLFADDNRFDFLLLVCCAMLILIREQLLEGDFTINMRLLQDYPITDVCQILQKAKELQDSK
- the TBC1D13 gene encoding TBC1 domain family member 13 isoform X2, with protein sequence MIIQPGIAKANMGVSREDVTFEDHPLNPNPDSRWNTYFKDNEVLLQIDKDVRRLCPDISFFQRATEYPCLLILDPQNEFETLRKRVEQTTLKSQTVARNRSGVTNMSSPHKNTAPSSLNEYEVLPNGCEAHWEVVERILFIYAKLNPGIAYVQGMNEIVGPLYYTFATDPNSEWKEHAEADTFFCFTNLMAEIRDNFIKSLDDSQCGITYKMEKVYSTLKEKDVELYLKLQEQNIKPQFFAFRWLTLLLSQEFLLPDVIRIWDSLFADDNRFDFLLLVCCAMLILIREQLLEGDFTINMRLLQDYPITDVCQILQKAKELQDSK